A portion of the Flavobacterium limnophilum genome contains these proteins:
- a CDS encoding TonB-dependent receptor: protein MKKPVVKQRLLIRIMKITLFQFVLAFVFSTVTMANGVKAQGKLSTKVTIKVTNMNLDNALSKLEETAHVKFSYNSRMTQLNEKVSIVANNESLSIVLTRILKPLNIGFTEVSNQIVLQKESIKKVGFTEAEVPNDLVENVVGDITVNGKIVSSSDGMPISGASVTVDGTTKSTKTDFEGKFQITADSQAVLKISYVGYTTQLIPVKGRTSINVVLEMETADLKEVVVIGYGSQKKKVSTAATSVVSAKDLQAVASGDVVNALQGQSSGVSVTSTSGQPGAGMVINIRGVGTAGNNSPLYVVDGVVVDNGIGYLDPSSIDRVDILKDAAASSIYGARAANGVVLVTTKKGKEGKMNISLSSYTGFQEVAKRLDLLNTKEYTTIINESRVNSGYTPLYTPAQIAAFPDHNWQDDLFNEGAMKQNHSLLITGGSEKSTIATGLSYYGQDGLIGSNTNQSKYGRVTFTVNSTSEIIKDHLKIGENFTFANIEGSGVSDDGIYSNSIRGFLNAAPIDPAYDANGDFAHSTIAADISNPLGSMYYNNFNENKYDRYVGNIFAEAKFLKNFTFRTSFGVDINDSAERRFTPVYNLSSNNNTTVSSVTQASGKGLGWLFENTLQYKASINDTHHFDVLVGTSAKENKSEYMGATGKDLNFDDFAHAYLSNATDQTSNTVYGGRSDYAMQSYFGRILYDYNNKYLFSATIRRDGSSNFGPNNKYAIFPAFSAGWNVEKEDFFPENKVVTNLKIRGSWGQNGNDQIRQFAYMSTISSYDKSYHFGTTDETLQVGSSPDAIANPDLKWEASEQLDLGFDLTLLSSLTFTFDYYNKTTKDWLVQAAVPDIAGAAAPYINGGDIRNKGLEFALGYRTNFGNDWTFSVNGNASFNDNEVIKIANSEGIIHGETNLLFQGIDELNRVEVGQPIGYFYGLKTDGIFQNASELTSVQPNAVPGDVRFVDLDGNGKIDANDKTKIGDPNPDFTYGFNMEVTYKAFDFSMYTYGVAGSQNVFGVHDYTRPYNNYTTSILNRWTTEGTSNSIPRVTYGTDANGNYTKFSDLYVQNADFFRIKSITLGCDITKLTTSLSFFSKFRLYVAANNLFTFTNYQGMDPEIGFGNVNQSWAKGIDVGYYPQPRTYMLGLNVNF from the coding sequence ATGAAAAAACCTGTTGTTAAACAACGATTACTCATTCGAATTATGAAAATAACATTATTCCAATTTGTCTTAGCATTTGTATTTTCAACTGTTACCATGGCCAATGGCGTGAAAGCACAAGGGAAATTGAGTACAAAAGTGACGATAAAAGTTACCAACATGAACTTAGACAATGCATTATCCAAACTCGAGGAGACGGCGCATGTCAAGTTCTCGTATAATTCAAGAATGACGCAATTAAACGAAAAAGTGAGCATAGTTGCCAATAATGAATCCCTGTCCATTGTTCTTACTCGAATCTTGAAACCATTAAATATTGGTTTTACCGAAGTAAGCAACCAAATTGTTCTGCAAAAAGAAAGCATCAAAAAAGTGGGATTTACAGAAGCAGAAGTTCCAAATGACCTAGTTGAAAATGTAGTGGGCGATATTACGGTAAACGGAAAAATAGTATCGAGCAGCGATGGAATGCCTATTTCAGGAGCCAGTGTTACGGTAGATGGAACTACTAAAAGCACAAAAACAGATTTTGAAGGTAAATTCCAAATCACTGCAGATTCGCAGGCAGTATTGAAAATCAGTTATGTGGGTTACACTACCCAGCTTATTCCTGTAAAAGGCCGAACTTCAATCAATGTGGTGTTGGAAATGGAAACGGCCGATCTTAAAGAAGTTGTCGTGATAGGGTATGGTTCCCAGAAAAAGAAAGTTTCCACGGCGGCTACCTCAGTGGTTTCTGCCAAGGATTTGCAGGCTGTAGCCAGCGGTGACGTAGTGAATGCGTTGCAAGGACAAAGTTCGGGTGTGAGTGTTACTTCCACTTCGGGACAACCGGGAGCAGGCATGGTAATCAACATTCGTGGTGTGGGTACGGCAGGAAACAATTCGCCACTCTATGTGGTAGATGGTGTTGTAGTTGACAATGGAATTGGTTATTTGGATCCTTCCTCAATCGATAGAGTTGATATTTTGAAAGATGCCGCCGCCTCTTCTATTTATGGAGCCAGGGCAGCCAATGGTGTTGTATTGGTTACGACCAAAAAAGGAAAAGAAGGCAAAATGAACATATCGTTGAGCTCTTACACCGGATTTCAAGAAGTAGCCAAAAGATTGGATTTATTGAACACAAAAGAGTACACCACAATCATCAATGAATCACGCGTGAATTCAGGTTATACTCCATTGTACACTCCAGCGCAAATAGCGGCTTTTCCGGATCATAATTGGCAAGACGATTTGTTTAATGAAGGTGCCATGAAACAAAATCACTCTTTATTGATTACAGGAGGAAGTGAAAAATCGACTATTGCCACGGGATTGTCTTATTATGGTCAAGACGGACTTATTGGAAGCAATACAAACCAGTCTAAATATGGTCGTGTCACTTTTACGGTGAATTCAACTTCCGAAATTATCAAAGATCATTTGAAAATTGGAGAAAATTTTACTTTTGCCAATATTGAAGGCAGCGGTGTTTCCGATGATGGAATTTACAGCAACAGCATCAGGGGATTTTTGAATGCAGCACCAATTGACCCAGCTTATGATGCCAATGGGGATTTTGCCCATTCCACTATCGCTGCCGATATTAGCAACCCACTTGGATCAATGTATTACAACAATTTCAACGAAAACAAATACGATCGTTATGTGGGCAATATTTTTGCGGAAGCAAAATTCTTGAAAAACTTTACATTCAGGACCAGTTTTGGGGTTGATATTAATGATAGTGCTGAACGTAGATTTACGCCTGTATATAATCTTTCTTCCAATAACAACACCACTGTTTCAAGCGTTACCCAAGCTTCGGGTAAAGGATTGGGTTGGTTGTTTGAAAACACCTTGCAATACAAAGCGTCTATCAATGATACCCATCACTTTGATGTGTTGGTAGGTACTTCGGCCAAAGAAAACAAATCCGAATATATGGGAGCCACCGGCAAAGATTTGAATTTTGATGATTTTGCACACGCTTATTTGAGCAATGCCACAGACCAAACTTCAAACACGGTTTATGGAGGTCGCAGTGATTATGCCATGCAGTCTTATTTTGGACGTATATTATACGATTACAACAACAAATATTTGTTCTCGGCCACGATTCGTAGAGACGGTTCTTCCAATTTTGGACCGAACAACAAATATGCTATTTTTCCTGCATTTTCTGCCGGTTGGAATGTGGAAAAAGAAGACTTTTTTCCAGAAAATAAAGTGGTAACCAATCTTAAAATTAGAGGTAGTTGGGGACAAAACGGAAATGATCAAATTAGACAATTTGCTTATATGTCAACCATAAGCTCTTATGATAAATCGTATCATTTTGGTACAACCGATGAAACATTGCAAGTAGGATCCAGTCCAGATGCCATCGCCAATCCAGATTTGAAATGGGAAGCTTCAGAACAATTGGATTTAGGTTTCGATCTTACTTTGTTGTCTTCATTGACTTTTACTTTTGACTACTACAACAAAACCACCAAAGATTGGTTGGTACAAGCCGCAGTGCCCGATATTGCTGGAGCTGCCGCGCCATACATCAACGGTGGAGACATTAGAAACAAAGGATTGGAATTTGCTTTGGGTTACAGAACCAATTTTGGCAATGATTGGACTTTCTCTGTAAATGGTAACGCTTCTTTCAACGATAATGAAGTAATTAAAATTGCCAATTCAGAAGGAATTATTCATGGAGAGACCAACTTGTTGTTTCAAGGGATAGATGAGTTAAACAGGGTAGAAGTAGGACAACCAATAGGTTATTTCTACGGATTAAAAACGGACGGAATTTTTCAAAATGCATCAGAGCTTACTTCTGTTCAACCGAATGCCGTGCCTGGAGACGTTCGTTTCGTGGACTTAGACGGGAATGGTAAAATTGATGCCAACGACAAAACTAAAATTGGTGATCCCAATCCAGATTTTACTTATGGATTTAATATGGAAGTGACTTATAAAGCGTTTGATTTCTCCATGTACACTTATGGTGTGGCAGGAAGCCAAAATGTTTTTGGAGTACATGATTATACCCGTCCTTACAATAATTACACTACAAGTATCTTGAACAGATGGACGACGGAAGGAACTTCAAACAGCATTCCAAGAGTTACCTATGGTACAGATGCCAATGGAAATTATACCAAATTCTCTGATTTGTATGTTCAAAATGCAGATTTCTTTAGAATCAAGTCGATTACTTTGGGTTGTGACATCACAAAATTAACCACTAGTCTTAGCTTCTTCAGCAAATTTAGATTGTATGTGGCGGCCAACAATTTATTCACATTTACCAACTACCAGGGAATGGATCCTGAAATTGGATTCGGAAACGTAAACCAATCATGGGCCAAAGGCATCGATGTGGGATACTATCCACAGCCTAGGACATATATGTTAGGTCTAAATGTTAACTTTTAA
- a CDS encoding FecR family protein: MRQRNNYTEIEDFLDDPSFQIWVRTKDDQQGWEEWTLENPQRAKLVEEARLWLLAMKVPQDSLTPTDIELALQSTWLKIDQKIAGEKSAKKSVVKLWQNSWFRGVAAVFLFGLISGLMYTNYFVSGHASVNYATLIDGNDGGLVEQTNNSSKPQIITLSDGSSVLLQPKSKLSYPKIFNGNDRKVYLSGEGFFEISKNPEKPFYVFANEIVTKVVGTSFRIKAYANEPSIEVLVRTGVVKVRSNQLIRSIKDEEVALLPNQALRFTRENLSFKKITDITQDESLSRMVSSTIEQLSFEFTDIPLEQIFKTIEQAYLVDIDFPKDKLKDCHLTTSLSDQPLPEKLKIICKSIGNDSSYIMNGNQIIILSNGCN; the protein is encoded by the coding sequence ATGCGACAACGTAACAATTATACAGAGATAGAAGATTTTTTAGACGACCCTTCGTTCCAAATCTGGGTGCGTACGAAAGACGATCAACAAGGTTGGGAAGAATGGACTCTGGAAAATCCCCAAAGAGCCAAACTGGTAGAGGAAGCCCGTTTGTGGCTATTGGCCATGAAAGTTCCCCAAGACAGTTTAACGCCGACAGACATTGAATTGGCCCTGCAATCCACTTGGTTGAAAATCGACCAGAAAATTGCCGGCGAGAAATCGGCTAAAAAATCCGTGGTAAAACTATGGCAAAATTCGTGGTTTAGGGGAGTTGCCGCTGTTTTTCTTTTTGGCTTGATTTCAGGTTTGATGTACACTAATTACTTTGTATCTGGTCACGCTTCCGTAAATTATGCAACGCTTATTGACGGCAATGATGGAGGCCTTGTCGAACAAACCAATAATTCAAGCAAGCCACAAATCATAACCTTGTCTGATGGCAGTTCCGTTTTGCTTCAGCCCAAGTCTAAATTGAGTTATCCCAAAATTTTCAACGGCAATGACAGAAAAGTATATCTATCGGGGGAAGGTTTTTTTGAAATCAGCAAGAATCCCGAGAAACCATTTTATGTATTTGCCAACGAAATTGTTACCAAAGTCGTGGGAACCAGTTTCAGGATAAAGGCTTATGCCAATGAGCCAAGCATTGAGGTACTCGTTAGAACCGGAGTGGTGAAAGTGAGATCCAACCAATTGATTAGAAGCATAAAAGACGAGGAAGTGGCTTTATTGCCCAATCAGGCCTTGCGATTCACCCGAGAAAATCTTAGTTTCAAGAAAATCACCGACATTACCCAAGACGAATCCTTGTCTCGTATGGTAAGCAGCACTATTGAGCAATTGAGTTTTGAATTTACGGACATTCCTTTGGAACAAATCTTCAAGACCATTGAGCAAGCCTATTTGGTTGATATTGATTTTCCAAAAGATAAATTGAAAGATTGTCATCTAACAACCTCCTTGAGCGACCAACCTCTTCCAGAAAAACTTAAAATCATCTGTAAATCTATAGGAAATGATTCCAGTTATATAATGAACGGTAACCAAATTATAATCTTGTCCAATGGATGTAACTAA
- a CDS encoding RNA polymerase sigma factor — MKNSTLHTDRIDDSTLWNDLKMGDERAFSILFKKYYGNLVQYGNSLSPNCEIVQDCVQDVFTDIWVYRQSLNDVVVVKAYLLSCVRKRIARLQERDHIFRQTTSMDSVKFLFDYSVEHQLILDEALASKVAFLNKLLNDLPGRQKEALYLRYHQGLSVEQIAEILNVNYQSANNLLHRALLHLRKEWKGNIPLDISLSLFLIHFF; from the coding sequence TTGAAAAACTCCACATTGCATACCGACAGGATTGACGATTCCACACTTTGGAACGATCTTAAAATGGGTGACGAAAGGGCTTTTTCAATACTTTTCAAAAAATATTACGGGAATTTGGTTCAATATGGAAATTCACTTTCTCCTAATTGCGAAATAGTGCAAGATTGCGTGCAAGACGTCTTTACCGATATTTGGGTTTATAGACAATCGTTAAATGATGTTGTCGTGGTGAAAGCCTATTTGTTGTCCTGTGTTCGCAAGCGTATTGCAAGACTTCAGGAGCGGGATCATATTTTTCGTCAAACCACTTCGATGGATTCCGTTAAATTTTTATTTGATTATTCCGTCGAGCACCAGCTTATTTTAGATGAGGCATTGGCTTCCAAAGTAGCTTTTCTTAACAAATTGTTGAACGACTTGCCCGGACGACAAAAAGAAGCATTATATCTTCGCTACCATCAAGGACTTTCCGTGGAGCAAATTGCCGAGATATTGAACGTTAATTACCAATCGGCCAACAATTTACTACATCGCGCTTTGTTGCATCTTCGCAAAGAATGGAAAGGTAATATCCCGCTGGATATATCATTATCGCTGTTTTTAATTCATTTTTTTTAG
- the fumC gene encoding class II fumarate hydratase, whose protein sequence is MKYRIEKDTMGEVKVPADKYWGAQTERSRNNFKIGPSASMPKEIIEGFAYLKKAAAYANCDLGVLPTEKRDAIAEVCNEILEGKLADEFPLVIWQTGSGTQSNMNVNEVIANRAQVLKGFNIGEGEQFIKANDDVNKSQSSNDTFPTGMHIAAYKAVVETTIPAVEKLRDTLQSKALEFKNVVKIGRTHLMDATPLTLGQEISGYAAQLSYGLKAVKNTLAHLSEVALGGTAVGTGLNTPKGYDLKVAEYIAKFTGHPFVTAPNKFEALAAHDAIVETHGALKQLAVSLNKIANDIRMLASGPRSGIGEIIIPENEPGSSIMPGKVNPTQCEALTMVCAQVMGNDVAISVGGMQGHYELNVFKPLMASNFLQTARLLGDACLSFEEHCASGIEPNYKRIEELVNNSLMLVTALNTKIGYYKSAEIAQTAHKNGTTLREEAIRLGYVSPEDFDAWVKPEDMV, encoded by the coding sequence ATGAAATACCGAATAGAAAAAGACACGATGGGCGAAGTGAAAGTCCCTGCCGACAAATATTGGGGCGCACAAACGGAACGTTCTCGAAACAACTTCAAAATTGGTCCATCGGCCTCAATGCCAAAAGAAATTATAGAAGGTTTTGCTTATCTGAAAAAAGCGGCAGCTTACGCCAATTGCGACTTAGGAGTTCTCCCTACCGAAAAAAGGGATGCCATTGCCGAAGTATGCAACGAAATATTGGAAGGAAAATTAGCTGACGAATTTCCGTTGGTGATTTGGCAAACAGGCTCCGGAACACAAAGCAATATGAATGTGAATGAAGTAATTGCCAATCGAGCACAAGTTTTAAAAGGATTCAACATTGGCGAAGGCGAACAATTCATTAAAGCCAATGACGACGTGAACAAATCGCAATCTTCCAACGACACTTTCCCGACGGGAATGCACATCGCTGCCTACAAAGCTGTCGTGGAAACTACCATTCCGGCCGTTGAAAAATTAAGAGACACGCTTCAATCCAAGGCATTGGAATTTAAAAATGTCGTAAAAATAGGTCGCACCCATTTAATGGATGCCACGCCATTGACCTTGGGACAAGAAATCTCGGGTTATGCCGCCCAATTGAGTTATGGATTGAAAGCAGTAAAAAATACCTTGGCGCATTTGTCGGAAGTGGCTTTGGGAGGAACAGCCGTTGGAACCGGACTGAACACGCCTAAAGGTTACGACTTGAAAGTCGCCGAATATATAGCGAAATTCACAGGACATCCATTTGTAACTGCTCCCAACAAATTCGAAGCTTTGGCTGCCCACGATGCCATTGTCGAAACCCACGGTGCTTTGAAACAATTAGCAGTTTCTTTAAACAAAATTGCAAATGATATTCGGATGCTGGCTTCTGGACCACGCTCTGGAATAGGCGAAATCATCATTCCGGAAAACGAACCAGGATCTTCTATTATGCCGGGAAAAGTAAATCCAACCCAATGCGAAGCCTTGACTATGGTTTGTGCCCAAGTGATGGGAAATGACGTGGCCATTTCCGTTGGAGGAATGCAAGGCCATTATGAATTAAACGTTTTTAAACCCTTGATGGCGTCCAACTTCCTGCAAACGGCAAGATTGCTGGGTGATGCTTGCTTGTCTTTTGAAGAACATTGCGCCAGCGGAATCGAACCGAATTACAAACGCATCGAAGAATTGGTAAACAATTCCTTGATGCTCGTCACGGCTTTGAATACCAAAATTGGTTATTATAAATCGGCTGAAATTGCACAAACCGCCCACAAAAACGGAACCACTTTAAGAGAAGAAGCCATTCGCTTGGGCTACGTTTCTCCAGAAGATTTTGATGCTTGGGTAAAACCGGAAGATATGGTTTGA
- a CDS encoding acetate/propionate family kinase: MKIVIINSGSSSIKYQLIEMPAGDVICSGMIDRIGLETSNFSYVTNKVKVEETLPIANHKIGLNKIAQLLMDDEKGVIKSTKEIEAVGHRVVHGGSVFSDTTLITKEVKEEIRKLCDLAPLHNPAHLEGIIVAEEIFSDAKQVAVFDTAFHQTMPAVAYKYAIPNYFLKENKIRSYGFHGTSHKYVSEKAIEYLEAANKPHQNIITIHLGNGCSITAVKDGKCIETSMGFTPISGLIMGTRSGDIDPSVLFYMMKVLNYTIDEVSALLQKQSGMLGLTGFSDLRDIESNAAEGNKECQLALEMNAYRIKKYIGSYASALNGLDAIVFTAGIGENSSFMRKLVCTDMEYFGLELDEAVNEIRSKEIREINVPQSKAKILVIPTNEEIEIANQVHHLILS, from the coding sequence ATGAAAATAGTAATAATAAACTCGGGAAGTTCTTCCATAAAATACCAACTCATAGAAATGCCTGCCGGCGATGTCATTTGTTCTGGAATGATTGACAGAATTGGATTGGAAACTTCTAATTTTAGTTATGTGACCAATAAGGTCAAAGTGGAGGAAACCTTGCCTATTGCCAACCATAAAATAGGTCTCAACAAAATTGCCCAGTTGTTGATGGATGATGAAAAAGGAGTAATCAAAAGTACCAAAGAGATAGAAGCCGTCGGTCACCGTGTGGTACATGGAGGAAGTGTCTTTTCTGACACCACATTGATTACCAAAGAAGTAAAGGAAGAAATCAGAAAATTATGTGATTTGGCTCCATTGCACAATCCTGCGCATTTGGAAGGCATCATCGTGGCCGAAGAAATTTTTTCCGATGCCAAACAAGTAGCTGTTTTTGATACGGCTTTTCACCAAACAATGCCAGCAGTTGCCTATAAATACGCCATTCCTAATTACTTCTTGAAAGAGAATAAAATTAGATCTTATGGTTTTCACGGAACATCCCATAAATATGTTTCTGAAAAAGCAATTGAATATTTGGAAGCGGCCAATAAACCGCACCAAAACATCATCACGATACATTTGGGTAACGGTTGCAGCATCACTGCCGTAAAAGATGGAAAGTGTATCGAAACTTCCATGGGCTTTACGCCAATTAGTGGTTTGATCATGGGAACTAGAAGTGGCGATATCGATCCATCGGTACTGTTTTACATGATGAAAGTATTGAATTATACCATCGATGAAGTTAGTGCGTTATTGCAAAAACAAAGCGGAATGCTTGGGCTTACCGGTTTCAGCGATTTGAGGGATATTGAATCGAATGCTGCAGAAGGAAACAAAGAATGCCAATTGGCTTTAGAGATGAATGCCTACCGAATCAAGAAATATATTGGTTCTTATGCATCGGCTTTAAACGGATTGGACGCGATTGTTTTCACCGCAGGAATTGGAGAGAATTCTTCTTTTATGCGTAAATTGGTTTGTACCGATATGGAGTATTTTGGACTTGAATTGGACGAGGCGGTAAATGAAATCCGTTCGAAAGAAATCCGTGAAATCAATGTGCCACAATCGAAAGCCAAAATTTTGGTTATTCCTACCAATGAAGAAATTGAAATCGCCAATCAAGTACATCATTTGATTTTGAGTTAA
- the pta gene encoding phosphate acetyltransferase, whose amino-acid sequence MNKAIYIATSEESSGKSIITLGLMSMLIGKTAKVGYFRPIVEDFEEGTMDNHIETVINHFGLDISFQDAYAITKSKLIKKKNKGKIGEVIDLIIEKYKRLEERFDFVLVEGTSFMGEGTVIEMDMNVLIAKNLGIPTIIVGTGEGRTLDEFVDSLYLAYDSFKTKEVEVLALIANKVQPENLELVTERLKSSLPEGVMVNSIPVIPSLNNPTIQEIVKELNAKVLFGAAFMNNQIGSFSVGAMQLRNYLLNLKENGLVITPGDRADIILGALQANESVNYPTISGIVLTGNIVPEDSILKLIEGLSTIVPIIAVEGGTYSITNKIGSIKPKIYANNKQKILTSINTFENYVDLDNLTEKFIKFEAEGMTPKMFQYNMVKRAKKHRKHIVLPEGNDDRIIIAASRLLAMDVVDITIIGDKKQIENKVAELGLAFDFSKVNIINPRENEHYDDYVNTYYELRKAKKMTLEIARDLMEDGAYFGTMMVYKGHADGMVSGAAHTTQHTILPALQFIKTKPNCSIVSSVFFMCLEDRVSVFGDCAINPNPTAEQLAEIAISSAESSLAFGIEPKIAMLSYSSGSSGKGDEVDKVRKATEIVKEKRPDLKIEGPIQYDAAVDPEVGQSKMPNSEVAGHASVLIFPDLNTGNNTYKAVQRETGALAIGPMLQGLNKPVNDLSRGCTVDDIINTVVITAIQAQEM is encoded by the coding sequence ATGAACAAAGCTATCTACATAGCTACTAGTGAAGAGAGTAGTGGTAAATCGATTATTACCTTGGGATTGATGAGCATGCTTATTGGCAAAACTGCCAAAGTAGGTTATTTTAGACCCATTGTTGAAGATTTTGAAGAAGGAACAATGGACAATCACATCGAAACGGTCATCAATCATTTCGGACTGGACATTTCTTTTCAAGACGCTTACGCCATCACCAAAAGCAAGTTGATCAAGAAGAAAAACAAAGGGAAAATTGGAGAGGTGATCGACTTGATTATCGAAAAATACAAACGTCTGGAAGAGCGATTCGATTTTGTCTTGGTAGAAGGAACGAGTTTTATGGGCGAAGGAACCGTTATCGAAATGGACATGAACGTTCTTATTGCCAAAAACTTGGGGATTCCAACCATTATTGTGGGAACGGGAGAAGGAAGAACTTTGGACGAATTTGTGGACAGCCTTTATCTGGCGTATGATTCCTTCAAAACGAAAGAGGTGGAAGTGTTGGCCCTGATTGCCAATAAAGTGCAACCTGAAAATCTAGAATTGGTAACCGAGCGTTTGAAAAGCAGTTTGCCTGAAGGTGTAATGGTCAATTCGATTCCCGTAATTCCAAGTTTGAATAATCCAACCATTCAGGAAATCGTGAAAGAGTTGAATGCCAAAGTTTTGTTTGGTGCGGCTTTCATGAACAATCAAATTGGAAGTTTCAGCGTAGGAGCGATGCAACTTCGAAACTATTTGTTGAACCTGAAAGAAAACGGTTTGGTAATCACGCCAGGCGACAGGGCCGACATCATTCTGGGAGCTTTGCAAGCCAACGAATCCGTGAATTATCCAACCATTTCGGGAATTGTTTTGACCGGTAATATTGTGCCGGAAGACAGTATCTTGAAATTAATTGAAGGGCTTTCCACTATTGTGCCCATCATTGCGGTAGAAGGCGGAACTTATAGTATTACCAATAAAATAGGTTCGATAAAACCTAAAATTTATGCCAACAACAAGCAGAAGATTCTAACTTCCATAAACACTTTCGAAAATTATGTGGATTTAGACAATTTGACCGAGAAATTCATCAAGTTTGAAGCTGAAGGAATGACGCCAAAAATGTTTCAATACAACATGGTGAAAAGAGCCAAAAAACACAGAAAACACATTGTCTTGCCCGAAGGAAACGACGACAGGATTATTATTGCCGCTTCACGATTATTGGCGATGGACGTGGTTGACATTACCATTATTGGCGACAAAAAACAAATCGAAAACAAGGTGGCCGAATTAGGTTTGGCATTCGATTTCTCCAAAGTCAACATCATCAATCCAAGAGAGAACGAACATTATGATGATTACGTGAATACCTATTACGAGTTGCGAAAAGCCAAGAAAATGACGTTGGAAATTGCCCGAGATTTAATGGAAGACGGCGCTTATTTTGGTACAATGATGGTGTATAAAGGACATGCTGACGGAATGGTTTCCGGAGCGGCACATACTACCCAACACACCATTTTGCCAGCTTTGCAGTTTATTAAAACCAAACCGAATTGTTCGATAGTTTCTTCTGTATTTTTCATGTGTTTGGAGGATAGAGTTTCTGTTTTTGGAGACTGTGCTATCAATCCAAATCCTACGGCAGAACAATTGGCAGAAATCGCCATTTCATCAGCTGAATCTAGTTTAGCTTTCGGAATTGAACCAAAAATAGCAATGTTGTCTTATTCATCCGGTTCATCTGGAAAAGGGGATGAAGTGGACAAAGTGAGAAAAGCAACAGAAATAGTAAAAGAAAAACGTCCTGACTTGAAAATTGAAGGGCCAATTCAATACGACGCCGCCGTTGATCCAGAAGTAGGGCAAAGCAAAATGCCAAATTCTGAAGTGGCAGGTCACGCCAGCGTCTTGATTTTCCCTGATTTGAACACCGGAAACAACACCTACAAAGCCGTTCAAAGAGAAACAGGAGCATTGGCAATCGGTCCAATGTTGCAAGGATTGAACAAACCGGTTAACGATTTGAGCAGGGGTTGCACCGTTGACGATATTATCAACACGGTAGTGATTACAGCCATCCAGGCACAAGAAATGTAA
- the corA gene encoding magnesium/cobalt transporter CorA: MRKIKYKKGRKLQPYNLEYTGIHKKTDSEMQLFVYDDAKVFEYADFNVSDLEKCIDVQKTNWLNIHGLNDLDLLKTISGHFKIDNFMLADILNTTRRTKIEEQHDILFFNIKSLLPMEDSDGIKAEQISFLIKDGILISFQEKRSDFFTHIRERIRTHSGIVRTKKADYLLYILLDAIMENFYITIENEEDKIEDIIDSTKKSADPIILERIEQLRDNFNFLKRSIVPLRDSLYNIKSIKDDNVFNVIEAENFTFFARLHQKSLELLEQIESDMSSLESASNFFFSAQTHKMNEIMKTLTIVSAIFIPLTFIVGVYGMNFKYMPELEYAYGYYTVVGIMVLIVFGMIYYFKRRHWF; the protein is encoded by the coding sequence ATGAGAAAGATTAAATATAAGAAAGGGAGAAAACTCCAACCTTATAATCTGGAATATACCGGAATTCATAAAAAAACCGATTCAGAAATGCAGCTGTTTGTTTATGATGATGCCAAGGTCTTTGAATATGCTGATTTCAATGTTTCTGATTTAGAAAAATGTATTGATGTCCAAAAAACAAATTGGCTCAACATTCACGGTCTAAATGACCTCGATTTGTTGAAAACCATCAGTGGTCATTTCAAGATAGACAACTTTATGCTTGCCGATATCTTGAATACCACCCGAAGAACCAAAATCGAGGAGCAACACGATATTTTGTTTTTCAACATCAAATCATTGTTGCCCATGGAAGATTCGGATGGCATTAAAGCGGAACAAATCAGTTTTTTGATAAAAGACGGAATCCTGATTTCTTTCCAAGAAAAACGTTCTGATTTTTTTACCCATATCAGGGAGCGAATTAGAACCCATTCCGGAATCGTGAGAACTAAAAAGGCGGATTATTTGCTGTACATTCTCCTGGATGCCATTATGGAAAATTTCTATATCACCATAGAAAATGAAGAGGATAAAATCGAGGATATAATTGATTCGACCAAAAAAAGTGCCGATCCAATCATTCTAGAGAGAATAGAGCAACTCAGGGATAATTTCAATTTTTTGAAACGTTCTATTGTTCCGCTACGAGATTCTTTGTATAATATAAAGAGTATCAAGGACGATAATGTATTTAATGTGATTGAAGCCGAAAATTTTACTTTTTTTGCCAGATTACATCAAAAAAGTTTAGAGCTTTTAGAGCAAATAGAATCGGATATGAGTTCGTTAGAAAGTGCTTCCAATTTCTTCTTTTCGGCCCAGACGCACAAGATGAACGAAATCATGAAAACGCTGACCATCGTTTCGGCCATTTTTATTCCGCTTACTTTTATTGTGGGCGTTTACGGAATGAATTTTAAATACATGCCGGAATTGGAATACGCATACGGATATTATACTGTCGTGGGAATTATGGTTCTCATTGTTTTTGGAATGATTTATTATTTTAAAAGAAGGCATTGGTTTTGA